The following proteins are encoded in a genomic region of Saccharopolyspora antimicrobica:
- a CDS encoding SWIM zinc finger family protein, translating into MTWDDEPVRALTFPAFPPGKRYGKKFADTWWGNAWIEAMERTALDPEQLKKGRRYAFAGQVGAITVSPGRITAPVHDGDPDEPHRTEVHLAELPGARWDRFLDEVAGRAGHIAALLERDMPVELADTAEAVGARLLPGYGDLEPECDCPGWDSPCKHAAALAYQVSWLLDRDPFVLLLLRGRAEDELTDELHRRNARHGAEAEEGGTGTPAAAAWAAPALPLPEAPGPVLAAPLDLAPLLADVEIEAPVDNTALTALAVGAAERARNLLSDVDAMAAR; encoded by the coding sequence ATGACCTGGGACGACGAACCGGTGCGCGCGCTGACCTTCCCGGCCTTCCCGCCCGGGAAGCGGTACGGCAAGAAGTTCGCCGACACCTGGTGGGGCAACGCGTGGATCGAGGCGATGGAGCGCACCGCCCTCGACCCGGAGCAGCTGAAGAAGGGCCGCAGGTACGCCTTCGCCGGGCAGGTCGGCGCGATCACGGTCAGCCCCGGGCGGATCACCGCGCCGGTGCACGACGGCGATCCCGACGAGCCGCACCGCACCGAAGTGCACCTCGCCGAGCTGCCCGGAGCGCGCTGGGACCGGTTCCTGGACGAGGTGGCGGGCCGCGCCGGGCACATCGCCGCGCTGCTGGAACGGGACATGCCGGTCGAGCTGGCCGACACCGCCGAGGCCGTCGGCGCGCGGCTGCTGCCCGGCTACGGCGACCTCGAACCGGAATGCGACTGCCCGGGCTGGGACAGCCCGTGCAAGCACGCGGCGGCGCTGGCCTACCAGGTTTCCTGGTTGCTGGACAGGGATCCGTTCGTCCTGCTGCTGTTGCGCGGCCGCGCCGAGGACGAGCTGACCGATGAACTGCACCGCCGCAATGCGCGGCACGGCGCGGAGGCCGAGGAAGGCGGGACGGGAACTCCGGCTGCCGCTGCGTGGGCGGCCCCGGCGCTCCCGCTGCCGGAGGCGCCCGGCCCGGTGTTGGCCGCGCCGCTGGACTTGGCGCCGCTGCTGGCGGACGTCGAGATCGAAGCGCCGGTCGACAACACGGCATTGACCGCGTTGGCCGTCGGCGCGGCGGAGCGCGCTCGGAACCTGTTGTCCGATGTGGACGCTATGGCTGCTCGGTAG
- a CDS encoding TetR/AcrR family transcriptional regulator, giving the protein MTDQPQRRETRRRAETRRRLIAAAREVFLEHSIRDAPVELICEAAGFSRGAFYSNFETKEDLFLAVYEEEMTARIDQTRQIIERAVAPTGEDRSVHDAILQIGAACAESLVADKTWYLLLTEFRAHALRSPHLRLRAGEYLVQITEAVAELMQHALDELDMQADVDTRDAVRALIAIYDAELERAVFSNTDPNMGTLFTEIFPRVAAALIVPRQP; this is encoded by the coding sequence ATGACCGATCAGCCGCAACGACGCGAAACACGTCGCCGCGCGGAGACCCGCCGACGGCTGATCGCCGCTGCCCGCGAGGTGTTCCTCGAGCACAGCATCCGGGACGCCCCGGTGGAGCTGATCTGCGAAGCGGCCGGCTTCAGCCGCGGGGCCTTCTACTCCAACTTCGAGACGAAGGAGGACCTGTTCCTCGCCGTCTACGAGGAGGAGATGACCGCCCGCATCGACCAGACCAGGCAGATCATCGAGAGAGCGGTGGCCCCCACCGGCGAGGACCGCTCGGTGCACGACGCGATCCTCCAGATCGGCGCGGCCTGCGCGGAGTCCCTGGTCGCGGACAAGACCTGGTACCTGCTGCTGACGGAGTTCCGAGCACACGCCCTCCGCAGCCCGCACCTGCGCCTCCGAGCGGGCGAATACCTGGTCCAGATCACCGAAGCGGTGGCGGAACTGATGCAGCACGCCCTCGACGAGCTGGACATGCAAGCGGACGTGGACACCCGAGACGCGGTGCGAGCCCTGATCGCGATCTACGACGCGGAGCTGGAACGAGCGGTCTTCAGCAACACCGACCCGAACATGGGCACGTTATTCACCGAGATCTTCCCCCGAGTCGCAGCTGCCCTCATCGTCCCGCGGCAGCCCTGA
- a CDS encoding MMPL family transporter — MSSLLYRLGRAVVRARAWVLVAWLALLAALGGGAFFLQQGMETSLEIPGAESQEALDHLNNVFPQMTGSRAQLVFTAPAGQQVDSPQVREAFEGLIDRVSQWDGVDAVMSPLDELVGNQVSEDRSTGLINMQFDFPPLDVPEQVKNDLLGEAAALEQQLGAGAEVHVGGDIFANAMPELGATEAVGVVVALLVLLLLLRSLIAAVMPLVTALVGVGVSMTIVLLTTAVTEVSSAAPMLGVMLGLAVGIDYSLFIVSRHREQLAAGVGVTESIARSVATAGSAVIFAGVTVIIALLALAVPGITFLTTMGVLAGVAIAIGVAVSLTMIPALLSFAGERLRPVKVRRRRAAKPRRERRSFALAWVRAVTKAPLVTIALVVAALGVCTLPMADLKLSVPDASAQAAGTPARDTYDHIAEKFGPGFNSPLMVTTDIIGSSDPLGHVNGIADEIRAMPGVAAVPMATPNPTIDTGIIQVVPTTGGESDETADLVHRLRAMSPHFAEKYGSGIAVTGVTAIGIDLSEKLFDALLPFALIVVGLTLVLLAMVFRSVWVPVKAALGYLLSVGATFGAVAFVFNQGHLAGPLNVAHVGGVISFMPILLMAILFGLAMDYEVFLVSRMREEYTHHGDAKRAIESGFTNVAPVVVAAAVIMISVFAAFVPHGDANIKPIAFGLAVGVFVDAFLVRMTLVPAVMALLGDKAWWLPRWLARRLPALDVEGEALQHELRLAEWPGNDEVVSARDLSIHDDRGDQVVGGVRINLRPGGVLAVEGDGSDASALLHALGGRVRTVQGDLRVTGLLLPQRSRAVRSRTALIQCRSSAEPAAEIREAVAEGVRLVLLDEADAIADTEQRRQLAALLRGSSTADGTPVGFVVTYRNPSLISDLLPEHRVDVLRLSARPGVLAGRLQEV, encoded by the coding sequence TTGTCGTCTTTGCTGTACCGACTCGGGCGGGCCGTGGTCCGCGCCAGGGCATGGGTGCTGGTCGCCTGGCTCGCGCTGCTCGCAGCGCTGGGCGGCGGCGCGTTCTTCCTGCAACAGGGGATGGAGACCAGTCTCGAGATCCCCGGGGCCGAGTCGCAGGAGGCGCTGGACCACCTCAACAACGTCTTCCCGCAGATGACCGGTTCGCGCGCGCAGCTGGTGTTCACCGCGCCCGCCGGTCAGCAGGTGGACTCGCCGCAGGTCAGGGAGGCCTTCGAGGGGCTCATCGACCGCGTCTCCCAGTGGGACGGCGTGGACGCGGTGATGAGCCCGCTCGACGAGCTGGTGGGCAACCAGGTCTCCGAGGACCGCAGCACCGGCCTGATCAACATGCAGTTCGACTTCCCGCCGCTGGACGTGCCGGAGCAGGTCAAGAACGACCTGCTCGGCGAGGCTGCAGCGCTGGAGCAGCAGCTCGGCGCGGGCGCCGAGGTGCACGTCGGCGGCGACATCTTCGCCAACGCCATGCCCGAGCTGGGCGCCACCGAGGCCGTCGGCGTGGTCGTCGCGCTGCTGGTGCTGCTGCTGTTGCTGCGCTCGCTGATCGCCGCGGTGATGCCGCTGGTCACCGCGCTCGTCGGCGTCGGCGTGTCGATGACGATCGTGCTGCTGACCACCGCGGTCACCGAGGTCTCCTCGGCCGCGCCGATGCTCGGCGTGATGCTGGGCCTGGCCGTGGGCATCGACTACTCGCTGTTCATCGTGTCCCGGCACCGCGAGCAGCTCGCCGCCGGAGTCGGCGTCACCGAGTCCATCGCGCGCTCGGTGGCCACCGCGGGCTCGGCGGTGATCTTCGCCGGCGTCACCGTGATCATCGCGCTGCTGGCGCTGGCGGTTCCCGGGATCACCTTCCTGACCACGATGGGCGTGCTGGCCGGCGTCGCGATCGCGATCGGCGTCGCGGTGTCGCTGACCATGATCCCGGCGCTGCTCAGCTTCGCCGGCGAGCGGCTGCGGCCGGTCAAGGTGCGGCGCAGGCGGGCGGCCAAGCCGCGGCGCGAGCGCCGCTCGTTCGCGCTGGCCTGGGTCCGGGCGGTCACCAAGGCGCCGCTGGTGACGATCGCGCTGGTCGTCGCGGCCCTCGGCGTGTGCACGCTGCCGATGGCGGACCTGAAGCTGTCGGTGCCCGACGCGAGCGCGCAGGCCGCCGGGACCCCGGCGCGCGACACCTACGACCACATCGCCGAGAAGTTCGGCCCCGGGTTCAACAGCCCGCTGATGGTCACCACCGACATCATCGGCAGCAGCGACCCGCTCGGGCACGTCAACGGCATCGCCGACGAGATCCGGGCGATGCCCGGAGTCGCCGCGGTGCCCATGGCCACGCCGAACCCGACCATCGACACCGGCATCATCCAGGTGGTGCCGACCACCGGCGGCGAATCCGACGAGACCGCCGACCTGGTGCACCGGCTGCGCGCGATGAGCCCGCACTTCGCCGAGAAGTACGGCTCGGGCATCGCGGTGACCGGCGTGACCGCGATCGGCATCGACCTCTCCGAGAAGCTCTTCGACGCGCTGCTGCCGTTCGCGCTCATCGTGGTCGGGCTGACGCTGGTGCTGCTGGCGATGGTGTTCCGGTCGGTGTGGGTGCCGGTCAAGGCCGCGCTCGGCTACCTGCTGTCGGTCGGCGCGACCTTCGGCGCGGTGGCGTTCGTGTTCAACCAGGGCCACCTGGCCGGGCCGCTGAACGTGGCGCACGTCGGCGGGGTCATCAGCTTCATGCCGATCCTGCTGATGGCGATCCTGTTCGGGCTGGCCATGGACTACGAGGTCTTCCTGGTCTCCCGGATGCGCGAGGAGTACACCCACCACGGCGACGCGAAGCGGGCCATCGAGTCCGGCTTCACCAACGTCGCACCGGTGGTGGTGGCCGCCGCCGTCATCATGATCTCGGTGTTCGCCGCGTTCGTCCCGCACGGCGACGCCAACATCAAGCCCATCGCGTTCGGGCTCGCGGTCGGCGTGTTCGTCGACGCGTTCCTGGTCCGGATGACGCTGGTGCCCGCGGTGATGGCGCTGCTCGGCGACAAGGCCTGGTGGCTGCCGCGCTGGCTGGCCCGCAGGCTGCCCGCGCTGGACGTGGAGGGCGAAGCGCTGCAGCACGAGCTGCGCCTGGCCGAGTGGCCGGGCAACGACGAGGTGGTCAGCGCCCGCGATCTGAGCATCCACGACGACCGCGGTGACCAGGTCGTCGGCGGGGTCCGGATCAACCTGCGCCCCGGTGGGGTGCTCGCGGTGGAGGGCGACGGCTCGGACGCCTCCGCGCTGCTGCACGCGCTCGGCGGCCGGGTCCGCACCGTGCAGGGCGATCTGCGGGTGACCGGGCTGCTGCTGCCGCAGCGGTCGCGGGCGGTGCGGTCGCGCACCGCGCTGATCCAGTGCCGGAGCAGCGCCGAACCTGCCGCCGAGATCCGGGAAGCCGTCGCCGAAGGCGTGCGCCTGGTGCTGCTCGACGAGGCCGACGCCATCGCCGACACCGAACAGCGCCGCCAGCTGGCCGCCCTGCTGCGCGGTTCGTCCACTGCGGACGGCACGCCGGTCGGCTTCGTCGTGACCTACCGGAACCCGAGCCTCATCTCCGACTTGCTGCCGGAGCACCGGGTCGACGTTCTGCGGCTCTCCGCGCGCCCGGGCGTGCTCGCGGGCCGCCTCCAGGAGGTGTGA
- a CDS encoding YhgE/Pip family protein has product MKNPFTQATRRAGGSVGRLTWIGLALVPVLVVGVLAWAFWAPMSQHGAAKVAVVNADEPTTINGQLAPLGREMAAKLVNSTDSGYIWQITAAEDAEEGLADGRYAAAVTIPEAFSRNTASVMTGEPLDATRAGITVRTSPVAAPADAAAVESAARQSVSVFNQQILEMLLDGFYGGFSEMHGQLGTAVDGARQLADGSGQLADGTRQLADGVGQLSGGVGELAGGVPQLANGGSQLADGAQQLSGGLNQLHQQVSQMPAQTRQLADGAEQVAAGNRAMADQFVPLADQILAATDLIPDSPKLDGLAQIAEQCPAEGLTSDFCTRLRAQIDQINQREGALDGIKEKIQAPVKQARDGFEGLAYGSEQVAAGTRMLADSSGQLVGGIGQLADGGAQLADGAQQLSGGLNQLNGGVQELNGGVQELDGGVGQLVSGAEQVADGNRQFADQIGPAAEKLPNYTDAERAHLKTVAASPAALQSDLPGFGKSLIALLIAVAFWTAALGIYAVTRAVPENAASSRRSTWRLVLGSLLPGTLIAAIGAVVVSAALAPFLGLGFGSWAAFAGVTLLAALAFVSLNQALIALLGNTGRIVAIAVLVLAAATGVVSTIPGFLQSTSAFLPTHGAVQALSAIVTGAGGATSGALQLVAWLVAGVLVSVLAVDRARVVPAKQLRRTRPAW; this is encoded by the coding sequence ATGAAGAACCCGTTCACGCAAGCGACCCGGCGCGCCGGGGGTTCGGTCGGACGGCTCACCTGGATCGGGCTGGCCCTGGTCCCCGTGCTCGTCGTCGGCGTGCTGGCCTGGGCCTTCTGGGCGCCGATGAGCCAGCACGGCGCCGCCAAGGTCGCGGTGGTCAACGCCGACGAGCCGACCACGATCAACGGGCAGCTGGCCCCGCTCGGCCGGGAGATGGCCGCGAAGCTGGTCAACAGCACCGATTCCGGCTACATCTGGCAGATCACCGCCGCCGAGGACGCCGAGGAGGGGCTGGCCGACGGCCGCTACGCCGCCGCGGTGACCATCCCCGAGGCGTTCTCCCGCAACACCGCGTCGGTGATGACCGGTGAGCCGCTGGACGCCACCCGCGCCGGGATCACGGTGCGGACCTCGCCGGTGGCGGCCCCGGCCGATGCGGCCGCGGTGGAATCCGCTGCGCGGCAGAGCGTTTCGGTGTTCAACCAGCAGATCCTGGAGATGCTGCTCGACGGGTTCTACGGCGGTTTCTCGGAGATGCACGGGCAGCTGGGCACCGCGGTCGACGGCGCGCGGCAGCTGGCCGACGGCAGCGGGCAGCTCGCCGACGGCACGCGTCAGCTGGCCGATGGCGTCGGCCAGCTCTCCGGCGGTGTCGGTGAACTGGCGGGCGGTGTGCCGCAGCTGGCCAATGGCGGTTCGCAGCTCGCCGACGGCGCGCAGCAGCTCTCCGGCGGCCTGAACCAGCTGCACCAGCAGGTCTCGCAGATGCCCGCGCAGACCCGGCAGCTGGCGGACGGCGCGGAGCAGGTCGCCGCGGGCAACCGCGCGATGGCCGACCAGTTCGTCCCGCTCGCCGACCAGATCCTGGCCGCGACCGACCTGATCCCCGACTCCCCCAAGCTCGACGGGCTCGCCCAGATCGCCGAGCAGTGCCCGGCCGAAGGCCTGACCTCGGACTTCTGCACCCGGCTGCGCGCCCAGATCGACCAGATCAACCAGCGCGAAGGCGCGCTCGACGGCATCAAGGAGAAGATCCAGGCGCCGGTGAAGCAGGCGCGCGACGGTTTCGAAGGCCTTGCCTACGGTTCCGAGCAGGTCGCCGCGGGCACCCGGATGCTCGCCGACTCCTCCGGTCAGCTGGTCGGCGGGATCGGCCAGCTCGCCGACGGTGGCGCGCAGCTCGCCGATGGCGCGCAGCAGCTCTCCGGCGGCCTGAACCAGCTCAACGGCGGTGTGCAGGAGCTCAACGGCGGCGTCCAGGAGCTCGACGGCGGGGTGGGCCAGCTGGTCTCCGGTGCCGAGCAGGTCGCGGACGGCAACCGCCAGTTCGCCGACCAGATCGGCCCGGCGGCCGAGAAGCTGCCCAACTACACCGACGCGGAGCGCGCGCACCTCAAGACGGTGGCGGCCAGCCCGGCCGCGCTGCAGTCCGACCTGCCCGGCTTCGGCAAGTCGCTGATCGCGCTGCTGATCGCCGTCGCGTTCTGGACGGCCGCACTCGGCATCTACGCGGTGACCAGGGCGGTTCCGGAGAACGCGGCGAGCTCGCGCCGCTCCACCTGGCGGCTGGTCCTCGGCTCGCTGCTGCCCGGAACGCTGATCGCGGCGATCGGAGCGGTCGTGGTCAGCGCGGCGCTGGCCCCGTTCCTGGGGCTGGGCTTCGGTTCCTGGGCGGCCTTCGCCGGCGTGACGCTGTTGGCAGCGCTGGCCTTCGTGTCGCTCAACCAGGCGCTGATCGCCCTGCTCGGCAACACCGGCCGCATCGTCGCCATCGCCGTCCTGGTGCTGGCCGCGGCCACCGGAGTGGTCTCGACGATCCCCGGGTTCCTCCAGAGCACGAGCGCCTTCCTGCCCACCCACGGCGCGGTCCAGGCCCTGTCCGCGATCGTGACGGGAGCGGGCGGAGCGACCAGCGGCGCTCTCCAGCTGGTGGCCTGGCTGGTCGCCGGCGTCCTGGTCAGCGTGCTGGCGGTGGACCGGGCCCGGGTGGTCCCGGCCAAGCAACTCCGCCGCACCCGCCCGGCCTGGTGA
- a CDS encoding nucleotidyl transferase AbiEii/AbiGii toxin family protein encodes MNKYGSPHALQKAVGDRARRLAREHGVTSTELVNRFFLQRLLARVFRDDTEGWLLKGGQALLVRYQGARHSRDIDLLFRDDDRGLSQALEALRRAAASDLGDHVSFEFVDSTDQIQGRPSRKVRFAAMVGLKEMTTVSVDLVVGLAPLGEPVAQRLRPVLGIEFDEHVQVRLYPLTDHIADKICAMYERHRGRPSSRVKDLVDLVVIALREEVDGLSAQLAIRREVARRQHSGTDIELPEAFTVPDPASWAKGYRSEARTVVGLEQYRTLGQAQPLAELFISPLLVETVPGRWHPGTLSWN; translated from the coding sequence GTGAACAAGTACGGCAGTCCCCACGCGCTTCAGAAGGCCGTTGGTGACCGGGCTCGACGGCTGGCCCGGGAGCACGGCGTCACTTCCACGGAGCTGGTGAACCGGTTCTTCCTGCAGCGCCTGCTGGCCCGAGTGTTCCGCGACGATACGGAAGGTTGGTTGCTCAAGGGCGGACAGGCGCTGCTCGTGCGCTATCAAGGCGCCCGGCATTCCCGGGATATCGACCTGTTGTTTCGTGATGACGATCGTGGTCTGAGTCAAGCTCTGGAAGCGTTGAGGCGAGCAGCGGCGAGCGATCTGGGAGATCACGTCAGTTTCGAGTTCGTCGATTCCACCGACCAGATCCAGGGTCGCCCATCTCGCAAGGTGCGGTTCGCCGCCATGGTCGGTCTGAAGGAGATGACCACGGTCAGCGTCGATCTGGTGGTCGGCCTGGCGCCGTTGGGAGAACCCGTCGCCCAGCGGCTGCGGCCGGTTCTCGGGATCGAGTTCGACGAACATGTTCAGGTGCGGCTCTATCCGCTGACCGATCACATCGCTGACAAGATCTGCGCCATGTACGAGCGCCACCGGGGTCGACCCTCCAGTCGCGTGAAGGATCTCGTGGACCTGGTCGTGATCGCGCTCAGGGAAGAGGTCGACGGACTGAGCGCCCAGCTGGCGATCCGCCGCGAAGTTGCTCGCCGTCAGCACAGCGGGACTGACATCGAGCTGCCCGAGGCTTTCACCGTGCCCGATCCTGCCTCCTGGGCCAAGGGATATCGCAGCGAGGCTCGGACCGTGGTCGGCCTGGAGCAGTACCGGACGCTGGGACAGGCGCAACCGTTGGCTGAACTGTTCATCTCTCCGCTGTTGGTCGAAACCGTGCCAGGGCGATGGCATCCCGGCACGCTGAGCTGGAACTGA
- a CDS encoding DUF3800 domain-containing protein, which yields MADIFMYADETGNLDYQQHEGASRFFGIATAVIRDHGTALNEALQLRAELHARGVGLKKGFFHATDDSHPTRKEVYALIAGQGWRLDATMLDKQKAYDHVKEAGEVYLYKMAWFLHFKYIAPLVAAKGDRLFVVAATLGTNARKKAFESALHDVCQVQGPNGRDVHLCHWPAPTSWGLQVADYAAWAVQRKLEKGKEEYWSMIVDSLQSCFEPWRK from the coding sequence GTGGCAGACATCTTCATGTATGCCGATGAGACCGGCAACCTTGACTACCAGCAGCACGAAGGCGCTTCGCGCTTCTTCGGCATCGCTACGGCAGTAATCCGGGATCACGGCACAGCCCTCAACGAAGCGCTGCAGTTGCGCGCCGAACTGCACGCGCGCGGGGTGGGCTTGAAGAAGGGTTTCTTCCACGCGACCGACGACAGCCACCCGACGAGGAAAGAGGTGTACGCACTAATCGCGGGGCAGGGATGGCGACTGGACGCCACGATGCTCGACAAGCAGAAGGCGTACGACCACGTCAAGGAAGCTGGCGAGGTCTACCTGTACAAGATGGCTTGGTTCCTGCACTTCAAGTACATAGCTCCTCTGGTCGCAGCGAAGGGCGATCGCCTGTTCGTCGTGGCCGCGACTCTCGGCACCAACGCCCGAAAGAAGGCGTTCGAGTCGGCACTTCACGACGTGTGCCAGGTGCAGGGCCCCAACGGCCGGGATGTGCATCTCTGCCACTGGCCGGCACCCACTTCATGGGGCCTGCAGGTTGCCGACTACGCAGCATGGGCCGTGCAGCGAAAGCTGGAGAAGGGCAAGGAGGAGTACTGGAGCATGATCGTTGATTCGCTGCAGAGCTGCTTCGAGCCCTGGAGAAAGTAA
- a CDS encoding DEAD/DEAH box helicase: MVFEPGGVPRAGTFFLHDPGGGSEVDASAEAVVTLLENGEVVARRAPGRRVPVAEALPLLVSQHGHPSAAFWGAAARLALHMVARGRVLPGVHPSGADAWRMGPFDVVDVERLRALAAAAPASARSIPLDPEADQLVLPDAEELLREFFDAVADVLPRVAGASVPYAGQEIVAVGEFREWAQQVAAGVDAGLRVSLRLELRGDPATVPFIAVVRLRDLADPTRVVDAEALWAGESHGFDDRATFEAMRALRRAAGAWSPLESLLAEAKPVELELVDEDVVDLLGGGEDRLVAMGVDVEWPPEVSRELNARVSVSAPGERPDDVAAFLRDSGPLPMSWELTLGGEPLTDDEMDQVAKSRPVVRLRDQWVLIPPELARKARERALPPVPAYSGLGAVLIGSVVVDDVRVEAVGAGWLGELADRIADPDDGPEPLGQPPELAATLRDYQQRGLRWLERMTSLGFGGCLADDMGLGKTIMLISLHLRRAAGPTLVVCPASLLGNWEREIAKFAPGTPVRRFHGSQRSLADSGFVLTTYGTMRVDAAELAAHRWGMVVADEAQHVKNRTSGTAKALREIPAEVRVAMTGTPVENDLGELWAILDWTTPGLLGRMREFRAGWGRAVEEDRDAPTAQRLSRLVRPFLLRRRKSDPGIAPELPPKTETDHLVPLTAEQADLYQQVVREVMAEIRGSTTEIARRGLVLKLLVGLKQVCNHPAHYRKEGVASAARSVKLQALDELLGTIVAEDGAVLVFTQYVQMARLLEKHLADLGIPAQLLHGGTPVAQRDEMVRRFQAGQVPVFLLSLKAAGTGLNLTRADHVIHYDRWWNPAVEEQATDRAHRIGQRKPVQVHRLIAQGTVEERIAELLAHKQELADAIIGGEAALSELSDAELHRLVELRSA; encoded by the coding sequence ATGGTGTTCGAGCCCGGCGGCGTGCCGCGTGCGGGGACGTTCTTCCTTCACGATCCGGGCGGCGGTTCCGAGGTTGACGCGTCCGCTGAAGCGGTGGTGACCCTGCTCGAAAACGGCGAGGTCGTCGCGCGGCGGGCACCTGGTCGGCGGGTTCCGGTGGCCGAGGCGTTGCCGCTGCTGGTTTCGCAGCACGGGCATCCTTCGGCGGCGTTCTGGGGCGCGGCCGCGCGGCTTGCGCTGCACATGGTGGCGCGCGGGCGGGTGCTGCCCGGGGTTCATCCGAGCGGTGCCGATGCGTGGCGGATGGGGCCGTTCGACGTCGTCGACGTCGAGCGGTTGCGGGCGTTGGCCGCTGCCGCTCCGGCCAGTGCGCGGTCGATTCCGCTGGATCCGGAGGCGGATCAGCTGGTTCTGCCCGATGCCGAGGAGTTGTTGCGCGAGTTCTTCGACGCCGTCGCCGACGTGTTGCCGCGCGTGGCAGGCGCATCGGTGCCGTACGCCGGGCAGGAGATCGTCGCGGTCGGGGAGTTCCGGGAATGGGCGCAGCAGGTCGCCGCGGGTGTTGATGCGGGGTTGCGCGTCAGCTTGCGGCTGGAGCTGCGCGGTGATCCCGCGACGGTGCCGTTCATCGCCGTTGTCCGGCTGCGCGATCTCGCCGATCCGACGCGGGTGGTCGACGCCGAGGCGTTGTGGGCGGGGGAGTCGCACGGCTTCGATGATCGCGCGACGTTCGAGGCGATGCGGGCACTGCGGCGGGCCGCCGGTGCGTGGTCGCCGCTGGAAAGCCTGCTGGCCGAAGCCAAACCCGTCGAGCTGGAGCTGGTCGACGAGGACGTGGTGGACCTGCTCGGCGGCGGTGAAGATCGGCTGGTCGCGATGGGCGTCGACGTCGAGTGGCCGCCGGAGGTCTCGCGCGAGCTCAACGCCCGCGTTTCGGTGTCCGCGCCCGGTGAGCGGCCGGACGACGTCGCGGCCTTCCTGCGGGATTCCGGGCCGTTGCCGATGTCGTGGGAGCTGACCCTCGGCGGCGAACCGCTGACCGACGACGAGATGGATCAGGTGGCCAAGTCGCGTCCGGTCGTCCGGCTGCGCGATCAATGGGTGCTGATCCCGCCCGAGCTGGCGCGCAAGGCGCGGGAACGCGCGTTGCCGCCGGTCCCGGCGTATTCGGGGCTGGGCGCCGTGCTGATCGGCAGCGTGGTGGTCGACGACGTGCGCGTCGAGGCCGTCGGGGCGGGCTGGCTCGGTGAACTGGCCGACCGCATCGCCGATCCCGATGACGGGCCGGAACCGCTGGGGCAGCCGCCGGAGCTCGCCGCGACGCTGCGCGACTACCAGCAGCGCGGGCTGCGCTGGCTGGAGCGGATGACGTCGCTGGGGTTCGGCGGCTGCCTGGCCGACGACATGGGGCTGGGCAAGACGATCATGCTGATCTCGCTGCACCTGCGGCGGGCGGCGGGACCGACGCTGGTGGTGTGCCCGGCGTCGCTGCTGGGCAACTGGGAGCGCGAGATCGCGAAGTTCGCGCCGGGCACGCCGGTTCGCCGCTTCCACGGCTCGCAGCGCTCGTTGGCCGACAGCGGTTTCGTGCTCACCACCTACGGCACGATGCGCGTCGACGCGGCGGAGCTGGCCGCGCACCGCTGGGGAATGGTCGTCGCCGACGAGGCACAGCACGTCAAGAACCGCACGAGCGGCACGGCGAAGGCGCTGCGCGAGATCCCGGCGGAGGTCCGGGTGGCGATGACCGGCACACCGGTGGAGAACGATCTTGGCGAACTGTGGGCGATCCTGGACTGGACGACGCCCGGGCTGCTCGGCCGGATGCGTGAGTTCCGCGCCGGCTGGGGGCGGGCGGTGGAGGAGGATCGCGACGCCCCGACCGCGCAGCGGTTGTCCCGGCTGGTGCGGCCGTTCCTGCTGCGGCGCCGCAAGAGCGATCCGGGCATCGCACCGGAACTGCCGCCCAAGACCGAGACCGACCACCTGGTTCCGCTCACCGCCGAGCAGGCCGACCTGTACCAGCAAGTGGTCCGGGAGGTGATGGCCGAGATCCGCGGCAGCACGACCGAGATCGCACGGCGCGGCCTCGTGCTCAAGCTGCTGGTGGGCCTCAAGCAGGTGTGCAACCACCCGGCGCACTACCGCAAGGAAGGCGTGGCCTCGGCTGCTCGCTCGGTGAAGTTGCAGGCCCTGGACGAACTGCTCGGCACCATCGTCGCCGAAGACGGTGCGGTGCTCGTCTTCACGCAGTACGTGCAGATGGCCCGGTTGCTGGAGAAGCACTTGGCCGACCTCGGCATACCGGCGCAGCTGCTGCACGGCGGCACGCCGGTGGCGCAGCGCGACGAGATGGTGCGCCGGTTCCAGGCCGGTCAGGTGCCGGTTTTCCTGCTCTCGCTCAAGGCGGCGGGCACCGGGCTGAACCTGACCCGGGCCGACCACGTGATCCACTACGACCGCTGGTGGAACCCCGCCGTCGAGGAGCAGGCCACCGACCGGGCGCACCGGATCGGCCAGCGCAAACCCGTGCAGGTGCACCGGTTGATCGCGCAGGGCACGGTGGAGGAGCGCATCGCGGAACTGCTGGCGCACAAGCAGGAACTGGCCGACGCGATCATCGGCGGTGAGGCGGCGCTGAGCGAGCTCTCAGACGCCGAGCTGCACCGCCTGGTGGAACTGAGGAGCGCTTGA